The DNA region ACATTTACTAGTTGAGGTAACTCATCTATCTTGCTTTTTCTCCAAAATCTTCCTGCTTTGGTTATTCTTGGATCTTTATCTGTTGATACAGTTGTGGTATAACCTTCTATATTTTTCATTGTTCTTATTTTAAAAACATAAAATGGTTTACCATATTGACCGATTCGTTTTTGTCTAAATATACCACTTAGTTTTGTATCAAATTTTGCAATTATTATTGCTAACAAAATTAACCAACCTGCTAGTATTAAACCTATTAAAGACAGTATTATGTCTAAAATTCTTTTTGATATTTTCTGTAATTTAGTCAATGCTATAATTTAATTTTTCTAAAGTTGGTTTTAAAATTTTATTAAGATGTACTTGTTCTTCTTGAGAAAATTCTTTTTTGTAATTACCAACACTTTTTATACTCACTTTAGATACTGCTTTTTGTAAATCTCCTTTACTTTCAACTTTTAAAAATTTTAATATTTCTTCCAAATTTTTTTGAGGATTCAACACAAAATCTTCGTATCTAACATCTAAAATCTTTGATGTTTCTATTTGTTGTCTGTGTATTATTGTATTTTCTGCACAATGCATCCATTGTTGAGCACATAAATCCAACAATGTTAGGTTAACAACATCTTTATCTATGCCTTTATAAATAGGTCCCCAAAAAGATAAAGATTCTTCTTTTGTTACCGTTTTTTTTAACCTATTATAACCGAATTTCCAAACATAATAAAAGAGATCTTGTAAAGGAACATATCTTAATTTTTTTAATGTATACTTTAAATCAAAACTAGAGTTCCATCTTTTCATAGCGCTTGGTACAACATCTCTACCGTCTCTATTAATAATAATAAATTTAGCATCTGGGATAACTTGATGTACAAAATTTAAGCGTAGAGAA from Mesoflavibacter profundi includes:
- a CDS encoding sulfotransferase family protein, with the translated sequence MSNYTPVIIIGAGRSGTNMLRDILTSLPEFDTWDCDEINPIWRYGNKNYPTDELPEHLASKRIKKYINKRFLRRYKKSHAPFIVEKTCANSLRLNFVHQVIPDAKFIIINRDGRDVVPSAMKRWNSSFDLKYTLKKLRYVPLQDLFYYVWKFGYNRLKKTVTKEESLSFWGPIYKGIDKDVVNLTLLDLCAQQWMHCAENTIIHRQQIETSKILDVRYEDFVLNPQKNLEEILKFLKVESKGDLQKAVSKVSIKSVGNYKKEFSQEEQVHLNKILKPTLEKLNYSID
- a CDS encoding sugar transferase, translated to MTKLQKISKRILDIILSLIGLILAGWLILLAIIIAKFDTKLSGIFRQKRIGQYGKPFYVFKIRTMKNIEGYTTTVSTDKDPRITKAGRFWRKSKIDELPQLVNVLFGDMSFVGPRPDVPGFADQLTGEDRIILTIKPGITGPASIYFKNEEELLQKQDNPESYNQNVIWPKKIEINKEYIYNYSLLRDIGYIIKTFL